One window of the Synechococcus sp. CC9311 genome contains the following:
- the ppk2 gene encoding polyphosphate kinase 2 yields the protein MHELDGSHPNSVASAEQHGDGHERPTHNGERLKKKIYESELEKLQSQLVKMQYWIKEKGFRMIILFEGRDAAGKGGTIKRLTEPLNPRGARVVALGTPSDRQKTQWYFQRYVEHFPAAGEIVVFDRSWYNRAGVERVMGFCTPHEVESFLEDCPQFERMLVRSGVLLLKYWFSVSDKEQETRFQSRIDDPTRRWKLSPMDLEARNRWVEFSEAKDVMFASTNIPEAPWFSVEADDKRRARLNCLRHVLSKVPWEDMTPPAIDLPPRPKQGSYKRPPMNEQFFVPNHYPYE from the coding sequence ATGCATGAGCTTGATGGCAGCCATCCCAACAGCGTGGCGTCGGCTGAACAGCATGGGGATGGACATGAGCGGCCAACTCACAATGGCGAACGACTCAAGAAAAAGATCTACGAGTCAGAGCTGGAAAAGCTCCAGTCTCAACTCGTCAAAATGCAGTACTGGATCAAAGAAAAGGGCTTTCGCATGATCATCCTGTTTGAAGGACGGGATGCAGCTGGTAAGGGGGGCACAATTAAACGCTTAACGGAGCCTTTAAATCCGCGTGGGGCAAGAGTTGTTGCTTTGGGAACCCCTTCTGATCGTCAAAAAACGCAGTGGTATTTCCAGCGCTATGTGGAACATTTCCCTGCTGCCGGTGAAATCGTTGTGTTTGACCGTAGCTGGTATAACCGTGCTGGTGTGGAGAGAGTGATGGGGTTTTGTACCCCTCATGAGGTTGAGTCTTTCCTCGAGGATTGCCCTCAGTTCGAGCGAATGTTGGTTCGTAGTGGCGTGTTGTTATTGAAGTATTGGTTCTCGGTTAGTGATAAAGAACAAGAAACCCGTTTTCAATCACGCATCGATGACCCCACCCGTCGCTGGAAGCTCAGTCCGATGGATCTTGAAGCACGCAATCGTTGGGTGGAGTTTTCTGAGGCAAAGGATGTGATGTTCGCAAGCACGAATATTCCTGAAGCACCATGGTTCTCGGTAGAAGCTGATGACAAGAGGCGAGCTCGTCTTAATTGTCTAAGGCATGTACTCAGCAAAGTGCCATGGGAAGACATGACTCCTCCAGCCATTGACCTACCACCCAGGCCAAAACAGGGCTCTTACAAGAGGCCTCCCATGAATGAACAGTTCTTTGTTCCTAATCACTACCCCTACGAATAA
- a CDS encoding chlorophyll a/b-binding protein — translation MTNSTQTRFGFSNFAETWNGRLAMLGFVIGLGTELLTGQGILSQIGL, via the coding sequence ATGACTAACTCAACTCAAACCCGATTCGGCTTCAGCAATTTCGCTGAGACTTGGAATGGTCGATTGGCAATGCTGGGCTTCGTTATCGGCTTGGGCACCGAACTGCTGACTGGACAAGGGATCCTCAGTCAAATAGGTCTCTGA
- a CDS encoding glycine zipper 2TM domain-containing protein produces the protein MAHHRHQWEPYDTHHNRVHKRRPFKEEVVTSYRRPGERKVVRTYRRPFKEEVVTSYRRPGERKVVRTYRRPFKEEVVTSYRRPGERKVVRTYRRPFKEEVVTSYRRPRGRRVIRTYEQPFEREIVTDYRTPIRSPISKVDTNSCVEGSVLGGLIGAGLGAVLSRGEGRWVGVPLGGAAGALVGCQVDGG, from the coding sequence ATGGCACACCATCGTCATCAGTGGGAGCCCTATGACACCCATCACAACAGGGTGCATAAAAGGAGACCTTTCAAGGAAGAGGTCGTTACGAGCTACAGGCGTCCTGGCGAGAGAAAAGTTGTCAGAACTTACAGGAGACCTTTCAAGGAAGAGGTCGTTACGAGCTACAGGCGTCCTGGCGAGAGAAAAGTTGTCAGAACTTACAGGAGACCTTTCAAGGAAGAGGTCGTCACGAGCTACAGGCGACCTGGCGAGAGAAAAGTTGTCAGAACTTATAGGAGACCTTTCAAGGAAGAGGTCGTTACGAGCTACAGGCGTCCTAGAGGGAGAAGAGTCATCAGGACTTACGAGCAGCCCTTTGAAAGGGAGATTGTGACCGACTACAGGACACCAATCAGGTCGCCAATTAGCAAGGTTGATACCAACAGTTGTGTTGAGGGAAGCGTTTTGGGCGGCCTAATCGGTGCTGGCTTAGGAGCGGTCTTATCAAGAGGTGAGGGGCGCTGGGTTGGAGTACCTCTTGGTGGAGCTGCAGGCGCACTGGTTGGATGCCAAGTTGATGGAGGCTGA
- a CDS encoding DUF1330 domain-containing protein: MIRTTLTATTLALGSLAVPAMASDNSGVCSQNPVVMVVDGVTNDRQQMTIYGQALKESGLHQHAGSYYLNDPRPLRILEGNRDQNHVTLLINFPSECAAIDFWNSPIYRQKIKPLRKDAGDYTIELYRLL; encoded by the coding sequence ATGATCCGCACCACACTCACCGCTACAACTCTTGCACTCGGCTCCTTAGCTGTTCCAGCCATGGCATCAGATAACTCTGGGGTTTGCAGTCAAAATCCAGTGGTCATGGTGGTTGATGGGGTAACCAATGATCGCCAGCAGATGACAATTTATGGGCAAGCACTTAAGGAATCTGGACTCCACCAACACGCTGGGTCTTATTACTTAAATGATCCAAGACCTCTTCGCATTCTTGAAGGTAACCGAGACCAAAATCATGTGACGTTGTTGATCAATTTCCCTTCAGAGTGTGCAGCAATTGACTTCTGGAACTCTCCGATTTATCGGCAGAAAATCAAGCCTCTCAGAAAAGATGCAGGCGATTACACCATTGAGCTTTATCGGCTCCTTTGA
- a CDS encoding SDR family oxidoreductase, with amino-acid sequence MTAQLVVITGAGAGIGKALAYAFSSAGHPCLLISRNQEVDSTLANKQVIYRQLDVADAKALGDAIASAESQYGPTGCLINNAGMIHIGGLDSLSLEQVNEEVDTMIKGVTNGIHHVLPGMRKRKCGTIINISSIGDRKPAPGAPVYHACKHAVRSLGESLNMSEAEHNVRVINLAPGLIRTAIHQKMGISFEEYCDMLGNPTFIDPAELAKIVLFCWQQPQHICIRDIAVMPTDCGF; translated from the coding sequence ATGACAGCACAACTGGTGGTGATTACAGGTGCGGGCGCAGGGATCGGAAAGGCTTTGGCATATGCCTTTTCGTCTGCAGGTCACCCCTGTTTGCTGATTTCAAGGAACCAGGAGGTGGATTCCACATTGGCCAATAAGCAAGTGATTTACAGGCAGCTCGATGTAGCCGACGCCAAAGCGCTGGGGGATGCCATCGCATCAGCAGAGAGTCAGTACGGGCCCACAGGCTGTCTGATTAACAACGCAGGGATGATTCACATCGGCGGACTGGACAGCCTCAGCCTTGAGCAGGTCAATGAGGAAGTAGACACGATGATCAAAGGGGTGACAAATGGCATTCACCATGTTTTGCCAGGCATGCGAAAACGCAAATGCGGAACAATCATCAATATCAGCTCCATTGGTGATCGAAAGCCTGCGCCTGGAGCACCTGTGTATCACGCTTGCAAACACGCCGTGCGCTCATTAGGCGAGAGCCTGAATATGTCTGAGGCTGAGCACAACGTTCGTGTGATCAACCTTGCGCCCGGACTGATCCGAACAGCCATTCATCAGAAGATGGGGATCAGCTTTGAGGAATACTGCGACATGCTTGGCAATCCGACGTTCATTGATCCGGCAGAACTCGCAAAAATTGTCCTTTTCTGCTGGCAGCAGCCACAACACATCTGTATTCGAGATATCGCTGTTATGCCAACAGACTGCGGATTCTGA
- a CDS encoding ABC transporter C-terminal domain-containing protein produces MLRHLSLGLLASAISVASLPAIAQEDGGAALLRQQRDKLLEQIEQLKQRKEQLEAQISGSAQGKDDAFDLQEISLNDAVKFNWGFQGALQGAGTPNQAGIGGFLPLSVGENSVWFLDALANANFSDYENNSSIINTDVAGTTISTSSRLGYRWLNGDRSWMYGLNAGYDSRPMNTGGTDTGINVSGTEKSAFFQQVVVNAEAVSNDWNLNAYALIPIGDTEQDLNSFYQGGALNTYGLDVGYFITPELNASVGYYYQNGDLGSADGSGVLGRVAYEISNGLTAGVNISYDEAFETRVSADLKVRFGGASTTAQRKEVQQQPVINALTSSPRNRDVRVHDIIFGGDDFECETKGIFVFGTTRQPDGKREFNIVCSVQGNVKQVLEGKGSVDDQGAIQANGFD; encoded by the coding sequence ATGCTGCGTCATCTTTCCTTGGGGCTGTTGGCTTCTGCCATCTCTGTTGCTTCCCTACCTGCCATTGCTCAAGAGGATGGTGGTGCTGCTTTATTGCGGCAGCAACGCGACAAGCTTCTTGAGCAAATTGAACAACTTAAGCAACGCAAAGAACAGCTCGAGGCTCAGATCAGCGGCTCTGCTCAAGGCAAAGACGATGCCTTTGATCTACAGGAGATCAGTCTCAATGATGCAGTCAAGTTCAACTGGGGGTTTCAAGGGGCGCTGCAAGGAGCGGGTACTCCGAATCAGGCAGGCATTGGTGGCTTCCTGCCTCTCTCTGTTGGCGAGAACAGCGTCTGGTTTCTTGATGCCCTCGCTAACGCTAATTTCTCTGATTACGAGAACAACAGCAGCATCATTAACACCGATGTTGCTGGGACCACCATCAGCACCTCATCAAGGCTTGGTTACCGCTGGCTGAATGGTGACCGCAGTTGGATGTATGGGCTGAATGCTGGTTACGACAGCCGCCCGATGAATACAGGCGGAACCGATACTGGCATCAATGTCAGCGGCACAGAGAAGAGTGCGTTCTTCCAGCAGGTGGTAGTCAATGCGGAAGCTGTTTCCAATGACTGGAACCTCAACGCTTATGCCTTAATTCCGATTGGTGATACCGAGCAAGATCTCAACTCCTTTTATCAAGGCGGTGCACTCAACACCTACGGGCTGGATGTTGGTTATTTCATCACTCCTGAGCTGAATGCTTCCGTTGGTTACTACTACCAAAATGGTGATCTTGGATCCGCTGATGGTTCTGGTGTGCTCGGGCGGGTTGCTTATGAGATCAGCAATGGCTTAACAGCAGGAGTGAACATCTCCTACGACGAAGCATTCGAGACAAGAGTTTCAGCTGATTTAAAAGTACGTTTTGGTGGTGCATCTACAACAGCGCAACGCAAAGAAGTTCAACAACAACCTGTGATCAATGCATTAACATCATCGCCAAGAAACCGGGATGTCCGTGTGCATGACATAATATTTGGTGGTGATGACTTCGAATGCGAAACAAAAGGTATTTTTGTGTTTGGCACTACTAGACAACCTGATGGCAAAAGAGAATTTAATATAGTTTGCTCTGTACAGGGAAATGTAAAGCAAGTATTAGAGGGGAAAGGAAGTGTTGATGATCAAGGGGCCATCCAAGCTAATGGATTCGATTGA
- a CDS encoding membrane protein has product MLLILPAISMALGGILGSRFRPGLRLRGLIAHLVGGLVFGMAAADLMPAASRDNHPLGLVIGFCLGFSLLIVVNAVLEDPQEISERNNARPIILILVPFLVDSLIDGLVVGISPDVGPEGWVIPVAVALEMGLASLGLATLLRRGGERWRSSLGGGLMALTYLVGLISSTILAKYLTGPYLTGLLAFGTAALIYLVVEEVMKEAHAIGEDDSSWVNLAFFLGILMVWLRVTLSI; this is encoded by the coding sequence TTGCTTTTGATACTCCCGGCGATCAGTATGGCCCTCGGCGGCATTTTGGGGAGCCGCTTTCGCCCCGGACTACGCCTGCGGGGCTTGATTGCCCACCTAGTTGGAGGTCTGGTGTTTGGAATGGCCGCAGCGGATCTGATGCCAGCAGCTAGTCGTGACAATCATCCATTGGGACTAGTCATCGGTTTCTGCCTCGGTTTTTCATTATTAATAGTGGTAAACGCCGTCTTAGAAGATCCTCAAGAAATTTCTGAAAGAAACAATGCTCGCCCAATAATCCTAATATTAGTTCCTTTTTTAGTTGACAGCCTTATTGATGGACTAGTGGTAGGGATTAGCCCTGATGTTGGACCAGAGGGATGGGTGATACCCGTAGCTGTTGCATTGGAAATGGGCCTTGCATCGCTTGGCCTTGCGACTCTGCTGCGCCGAGGGGGGGAGCGGTGGCGAAGCAGTCTTGGTGGTGGACTGATGGCACTGACCTATCTAGTTGGTCTCATCAGCAGCACAATCTTGGCTAAATATCTAACAGGCCCTTACTTAACGGGCTTGCTGGCTTTCGGTACCGCTGCTCTGATCTATCTGGTTGTTGAAGAAGTGATGAAGGAAGCACACGCAATCGGAGAAGACGATTCAAGTTGGGTGAATTTGGCTTTCTTTTTAGGGATTCTTATGGTTTGGTTGCGGGTCACTCTCTCGATCTGA